The sequence TAGCTAATTCATTATCAATGTATTTTAAATTAGGATTGTTTTTAACAAAATTTTTAGCTGGTTCTGAATCTAAAATAACGGCATGGATTTTATTAGCATTTAAAGCCATTATAGATTCAGAGGTCGTATTATATCTATAAATAGTTATAAAATCTTGTATTTCTGTTGCAATAATATCACCAGTGCACCCAAGAACAACACCAACTTTATGTCCATTTAAGCTTTGAAGGGTATCTAAATTAGTCTTCTTATCCATAATTAGTAATTGTTTAGATGTATAGTATGGCTTAGAAAAATTTATGTTTTTTTCTCTTTCAGTTGTGACCGTCATACCTGCTATAACAATATCTAATTTCCCAGTTTGTAAAGCTGGGATCAGACCATCAAATTGAATATTTTTAATTATAATTTCTTTATCTAATAACTTTCCTATCTCTTTAATTAAATCAATATCAAATCCTTTAATTTCACCATTTTCAATATATTCAAAGGGTGGAAACTCAGTGGCATCTGTACCTACATAAAGTTTTTCTTGAGCATACAAAGCTGTTTTCAATAATAACAATGACAAAAATAACATTTTACTAAAATTTCTTTTCAT comes from Cetobacterium somerae ATCC BAA-474 and encodes:
- a CDS encoding basic amino acid ABC transporter substrate-binding protein, with translation MKRNFSKMLFLSLLLLKTALYAQEKLYVGTDATEFPPFEYIENGEIKGFDIDLIKEIGKLLDKEIIIKNIQFDGLIPALQTGKLDIVIAGMTVTTEREKNINFSKPYYTSKQLLIMDKKTNLDTLQSLNGHKVGVVLGCTGDIIATEIQDFITIYRYNTTSESIMALNANKIHAVILDSEPAKNFVKNNPNLKYIDNELAREDYAIAVGKENLSLVKDINSALETLKSNGVFENLNKKYFVEN